The genomic window CCGCAGCAGCGCACGGCCCGCGGAGAGCATCCCGCGCATGTCGAAGGGCCCCCGCCACCACCCGGCGAGGGCCCTTCGAGTCAGGGGAGAGCGACCTAGTGGTCGACCGACTTCTCGGCGCCGACTCCGGTGAGAGAGCGCACCTCCATCTCGGCCTGCTTGTCCAGGCTCTCCTTGTTCTTGTCGAGCATCGTGCCCAGCCAGCCGAGGAAGAACGCCAGCGGGATGGAGACGATGCCGGGGTTCGACAGCGGGAAGATGCTGAAGTCGACGCCCTGGATCATCGAGGTCGGGCCGCCCGAGACGACCGGCGAGAGGCTGATCAGGATGATCGCCGAGCCGAGACCGCCGTACATGCTGAACAGCGCGCCCTTGGTGGTGAAGCGGCGCCAGAACAGGGAGTAGATGATCGTCGGCAGGTTGGCCGAGGCCGCCACCGCGAAGGCGAGCGCCACGAGGAAGGCGACGTTCTGACCGTTCGCCCCGATGCCGCCGATGATGGCGACGATGCCGATCACGATGACCGTGCGACGGGCCACCTTGACCTCGGCGCCGGCGGGCGGGTTGCCCTTCTTGATGACGCTCGCGTAGATGTCGTGCGAGAAGGAAGCCGCCGCCGTGATCGTCAGCCCCGCGACCACCGCGAGGATCGTCGCGAAGGCGATCGCCGAGATGATGCCGAGCAGCACCGATCCGCCGAGCTCGAAGGCGAGCAGCGGGGCCGCCGAGTTGGCGCCTCCCGGGGCCGCGGCGATGCGCTCGGCGCCGATGAGGGCCGCCGCGCCGTAGCCGAGCACGAGCGTGAACAGGTAGAAGATGCCGATGAGCCAGATCGCCCAGACGACGCTCTTGCGGGCCTCCTTGGCCGTCGGCACCGTGTAGAAGCGCATGAGCACGTGCGGCAGGGCCGCGGTGCCGAGCACGAGCGCGAGGCCGAGCGAGAGGAAGTCGAGCCGGCTGATGTCGCTGATGCCGTACTGCAGTCCCGGCGCGAGCACCGCGGGGTTGCCCGAGGTCTCGACGGCCGAGTCGAGCAGCGTCGACAGGTTGAAGCCGTTGATCGCGAGCACCCAGATGGTCATGATGCCGGCACCGGCGATGAGCAGCACCGCCTTGATGATCTGCACCCAGGTGGTGCCCTTCATGCCGCCGACGAGCACGTAGAGGATCATGAGCGCGCCCACGACGGCGATGACGACCGACTGGCCGACCCGCTCGTCGATGCCGAGCAGCAGGGCGACGAGCCCGCCGGCGCCCGCCATCTGCGCGAGCAGGTAGAAGAAGCAGACGACGAGGGTCGAGATCGCCGCGGCGATACGCACGGGGCGCTGCTTGAGGCGGAACGCCAGCACGTCCGCCATCGTGAACTTGCCGGTGTTGCGCAGCAGCTCGGCGACGAGCAGCAGCGCGACGACCCAGGCCACGAGGAACCCGATCGAGTAGAGGAACCCGTCGTAGCCGTTGATCGCGATGGCGCCGACGAT from Microcella daejeonensis includes these protein-coding regions:
- a CDS encoding solute symporter family protein translates to MLRLAADTASSSPGDPILNIAIFGAFVAVTMIIVFRASRNNKTAADYYAAGRSFTGGQNGSAIAGDYLSAASFLGIVGAIAINGYDGFLYSIGFLVAWVVALLLVAELLRNTGKFTMADVLAFRLKQRPVRIAAAISTLVVCFFYLLAQMAGAGGLVALLLGIDERVGQSVVIAVVGALMILYVLVGGMKGTTWVQIIKAVLLIAGAGIMTIWVLAINGFNLSTLLDSAVETSGNPAVLAPGLQYGISDISRLDFLSLGLALVLGTAALPHVLMRFYTVPTAKEARKSVVWAIWLIGIFYLFTLVLGYGAAALIGAERIAAAPGGANSAAPLLAFELGGSVLLGIISAIAFATILAVVAGLTITAAASFSHDIYASVIKKGNPPAGAEVKVARRTVIVIGIVAIIGGIGANGQNVAFLVALAFAVAASANLPTIIYSLFWRRFTTKGALFSMYGGLGSAIILISLSPVVSGGPTSMIQGVDFSIFPLSNPGIVSIPLAFFLGWLGTMLDKNKESLDKQAEMEVRSLTGVGAEKSVDH